From Lolium perenne isolate Kyuss_39 chromosome 5, Kyuss_2.0, whole genome shotgun sequence, a single genomic window includes:
- the LOC127302943 gene encoding benzyl alcohol O-benzoyltransferase-like — protein MVQDELTVRRGTPSLVAPARETPRESKPLSDLDDQNCMRIYLVGIYAFRGHASRQGVDPAAVVRGALAEALVHYYPLAGRLREEAGRKLVVDCAGQGVAFVEADANMALDDLGEVRYPPFPRSEEFVYDDHVYMANLPPGLLLPEIIGQPLLYVQVTRFTCGGFIVGTRTCHCLTDGSGVAQFLKSVGELARGATSPSVPPVWSRDIFNARQPPCPSFPHPEFQEPAGGDDRLMYTPPHELERVEFSFGPEAIAALHSRAAPGKKVSRFDLVAACLWRSRTAALGYAPGDEVRCGMPVDARGRRPADFGREIPKGFYGNAIACTVACCTAEELCGRDLGYAVGLIREAKAMVTYEYMQSLADRMVLEGRPVPEAKRTFTVSDLSNVGLEDVDFGWGNAVYGGPPMNALYQLPGGATFFRRRKNGSGEEETYGAIYLPKDCVARYMKEVEALTTTITKLPTETALRARY, from the coding sequence ATGGTGCAAGATGAGTTGACGGTGAGGCGGGGCACGCCATCACTGGTGGCGCCTGCGCGGGAGACGCCGCGGGAGAGTAAGCCACTGTCGGACCTCGACGACCAGAACTGCATGCGGATCTACCTCGTCGGGATCTACGCCTTCCGTGGCCACGCATCCAGGCAAGGCGTCGACCCGGCCGCGGTGGTGCGGGGCGCGCTAGCGGAGGCGCTGGTGCACTACTACCCTCTGGCCGGCCGTCTTCGCGAGGAGGCCGGACGGAAGCTGGTGGTGGACTGCGCCGGACAGGGCGTGGCCTTCGTGGAGGCCGACGCCAACATGGCGCTGGACGAcctcggcgaggtgcggtaccCGCCGTTCCCGCGCTCCGAGGAGTTCGTCTACGACGACCACGTCTACATGGCCAACCTGCCGCCGGGCCTGCTGCTGCCCGAGATCATCGGCCAGCCCCTGCTGTACGTCCAGGTAACACGGTTCACGTGCGGAGGCTTCATCGTCGGCACCCGGACCTGCCACTGCCTCACCGACGGCTCCGGCGTGGCGCAGTTCCTCAAGTCCGTCGGCGAGCTCGCTCGCGGCGCCACCTCGCCGAGCGTGCCGCCCGTCTGGTCCAGGGACATATTCAACGCGCGGCAGCCGCCATGCCCTTCCTTCCCGCACCCCGAGTTCCAGGAGCCGGCCGGCGGGGACGACCGGCTAATGTACACACCACCGCATGAGCTGGAACGCGTCGAGTTCTCCTTCGGGCCCGAGGCTATCGCCGCGCTGCACAGCCGGGCCGCGCCGGGGAAGAAGGTATCCCGGTTCGACCTGGTGGCGGCCTGCCTGTGGCGGAGCCGCACGGCAGCGCTGGGCTACGCTCCCGGGGACGAGGTGCGGTGCGGGATGCCGGTGGACGCGCGCGGGAGGCGGCCGGCGGACTTCGGCCGCGAGATCCCAAAGGGCTTCTACGGCAACGCGATCGCGTGCACGGTGGCGTGCTGCACCGCCGAGGAACTGTGTGGCCGCGACCTGGGCTACGCCGTCGGGCTCATCAGGGAGGCCAAGGCAATGGTCACCTACGAGTACATGCAGTCCTTGGCCGACAGGATGGTGCTAGAGGGCCGTCCCGTGCCCGAAGCCAAGCGCACCTTCACCGTGTCCGACCTCAGCAATGTTGGGCTGGAAGACGTCGATTTCGGGTGGGGAAATGCCGTCTACGGCGGGCCCCCCATGAACGCTCTCTACCAGTTGCCCGGCGGTGCCACCTTCTTCCGGCGCCGCAAGAACGGCAGCGGCGAGGAGGAGACGTACGGGGCCATCTACCTCCCAAAAGACTGCGTAGCAAGGTACATGAAGGAGGTGGAGGCCctcaccaccaccatcaccaagcTGCCCACGGAGACCGCCTTGCGTGCCCGCTATTAA
- the LOC127302944 gene encoding fatty acyl-CoA reductase 1, producing MDAVAVAGCFRDKTILVTGSTGFLGKLLVEKILRVQPDVKKLYLLVRAPDAASAEQRILSQVLGKDLFNTLREKHGLAGFQKLIKEKIVPLAGDVGTRDFGLDSSRLEDLCEEIDIIIHGAATTSFYERYDVSLATNALGAQYGCEFAKKCPNLKMLLHVSTAFVAGTQEGLLLEKALKMGQALRPGYHLDIEAELQLVEKVKTELTAAKSGGSDQSEKTIMKELGLKRACHFGWPNVYTFTKAMGEMLLEQQRGNLPVVIIRPTMVTSTYQDPFPGWIEGARTIDALVVAYDEQAFPCFVGDLKDTMDAVPADMVVNATLVAGAVHWNEKGQVIYHVSSALRNPLTGQVFEDACWDYFSVHPRVLENGKPLQNRRPYLFKKFAYFRAYLALMYKLPLEMLHAVSLLFCGLFSQYYQKQNRRYTFLMLLVKLYAPYAFFKGCFDDTNLTILRKEVKINGNDGSLFNFDVKSMDWHQYLLNVHVPAVLKYGRKKKGSV from the exons ATGGACGCTGTTGCGGTGGCTGGGTGTTTCCGGGACAAGACCATTCTCGTCACCGGCTCAACTGGGTTCCTCGGAaaat TGCTGGTGGAGAAGATACTGAGGGTTCAGCCGGACGTGAAGAAGCTCTACCTATTGGTGCGCGCACCGGATGCAGCCTCCGCCGAGCAGCGTATCCTGTCCCAG GTACTGGGGAAGGATCTGTTCAACACCCTTCGAGAGAAGCATGGGCTTGCTGGCTTCCAGAAGCTCATCAAAGAGAAGATAGTTCCTCTCGCTGGAGACGTGGGGACTCGTGACTTCGGCCTCGATAGCTCCAGACTCGAGGACCTGTGTGAAGAGATCGATATTATCATCCATGGGGCAGCAACAACCAGCTTTTATGAAAG GTACGATGTCTCTTTGGCAACCAATGCATTAGGAGCTCAATATGGATGCGAATTTGCAAAGAAGTGTCCTAATCTGAAAATGTTGCTTCATGTTTCCACTG CCTTTGTAGCTGGTACCCAAGAAGGACTTTTACTGGAGAAAGCACTCAAGATGGGTCAAGCACTACGACCGGGTTACCACTTGGACATTGAAGCTGAGTTGCAGTTGGTTGAGAAGGTCAAGACTGAACTCACAGCAGCAAAGAGTGGTGGTTCAGACCAATCTGAGAAGACAATCATGAAAGAACTTGGCTTAAAAAG GGCTTGCCATTTTGGATGGCCAAACGTATATACGTTTACCAAGGCTATGGGGGAGATGTTACTTGAGCAGCAGAGGGGAAACCTTCCTGTCGTCATTATTCGTCCCACCATGGTAACCAGCACTTACCAAGATCCTTTTCCTGGGTGGATAGAAGGGGCAAG GACAATTGATGCTCTCGTTGTTGCCTATGATGAGCAGGCGTTCCCCTGCTTCGTAGGTGATCTCAAAGACACAATGGATGCG GTTCCTGCTGATATGGTGGTAAATGCAACTCTGGTAGCTGGGGCTGTTCACTGGAATGAGAAAGGGCAAGTCATTTACCATGTGAGCTCAGCACTCCGAAATCCATTGACCGGTCAGGTTTTTGAGGATGCATGTTGGGATTACTTCTCCGTCCATCCTCGTGTACTAGAGAATGGGAAACCCCTCCAAAATAGAAGGCCATATTTGTTCAAGAAATTCGCTTACTTCCGTGCATATCTGGCCCTGATGTATAAGCTACCACTCGAG ATGCTGCATGCAGTGAGCCTATTATTTTGTGGGTTATTTTCACAATATTACCAGAAGCAAAACAGAAGATACACATTCTTAATGCTTTTGGTCAAACTCTATGCACCATATGCCTTCTTCAAAGGATG CTTTGATGACACGAACTTGACAATCTTGAGGAAGGAAGTAAAGATCAATGGCAATGATGGTAGCCTATTTAACTTTGATGTCAAATCTATGGACTGGCACCAATATCTCTTGAACGTCCACGTCCCAGCTGTACTAAAGTATGGTCGCAAAAAGAAGGGAAGCGTGTAG